GGACATTATATGCGCGAGTACTGCGCTCACCCTATCCCCATGCAAGAATCATATCGATGGATACCCAACAGGCGGAGACGTTTCCCGGGGTCAGGGCTGTGTTACGTTATGATGATCCAGAAATCAGCGGCCGGATATTGAATGGCAGTTATTTTGCCCAGGGATGGTCACGCCCAAAGTTGGCTGGATGGGCTCTAAAACCAATTCACCTGGTCTTGGCAGATGAAGCCTGGTACGAAGGACAACCGATGGGTGCCGCGGTCGCCGCTGAAAGTGAAGATATCGCACAGCAAGCTTTGAGCCTCATCCGCATTGAATGGGAGGAGCTGCCCTTTGTCCTTGACCAGGAAGAGGCGCTTAAACCTGATGCACCTATCTTGCGCCTAGGTGCTTCGAGTAATGAGGTTCATGACCCGCGCAAGTTTTTTGAGGTGGGTGATGTGGCGCAAGGTTTTAAGGAAGCTGATCAGGTGATAGAATTCAAAGCCCGACGCCGGCCGCACCTGTGGGCTGGTGCGGAGATGCCCAGCGCCTTGGTGCGCTGGCTGGACGGCCGCTTGGAGCTGTGGGTGCACCAGCAACAACCTTACATCGCCAAGCAGCTGATCGCTGAATGGCACAACCTCCCCATGGACAAAGTCACCGTCAACACCCTCTATCAGGGTTGCTCATTCGGTGGTCGTGGCAACCCGGCCAACCACTCTGAAAACGGCATCAATATTTTAGCCAGCCTGTTATCGAAGGCAACGGGACGTCCGGTCAAGATGCTCTACGACCGGCGCGACACTTTCTTCGGTGAATCTGGTGATATGGCGGTAAGCGATTTTAAGGTGGGCTTCAAGAATGACGGAACCATCACCGCGGTTCAGATGAAAAACATCTTCGCTGTCTACCTGGCTGCCACAGGGATTGACCATTTTGTGGATAACACGCGCATCAAGAACCTGGCATGCGAGGCAACCCCGGTGGATGTGAGCATTGGTCCAGCCTGGTGGGCACGTTGTGAGCATCTGACCAGTTGCCTGGCCTTGACGCTGATCTTTGATCATGTCGCGGCGACATTGAAGATGGATCCCATTGAGGTAGCTCTATTAAATGATGGTAGCCATGGGCATGATACCAGCTATCTAGACGAGTACAAACGTGAGTATGGATTCCCCGCTCGCGATAGTCTCAAGGAATGTGTCGAAACCGGTAAACGGGTTATTGGCTGGAATGAGAAATGGCACTTGCCGGGTACCCGGCGATTAGAGAATGGCAAGCTGCATGGGATTGCCTTCACCTGGTCTCACAACTGGGACGATACACGCGGCGCAGGTTCAGCTGCCGTGATGATCGAAAATGACGGCTCGGTCACCATCATTGGACAGCATGTGGACATTGGCCCGAATCCGTGGACGCCACTGTGCCAGATTGTGGCTGATGAGATCGGGGTTCCCTTCGAAAGCGTGCATATCAAGCCCTGGACCGGCGATACCGGATTTGTGCTCATGTCACCTGATGGCTCCTGCAATTTAGTCACCAATGGAAACATTGTGCGCAAGGCCGCCCACAAAGCCAGGCAGATGCTTCTTGAACTGGCGGCTGAAAAGTTCAAAGTAGAAAATCCCGAAGAGCTTGAGATCCAGGATGGGCTAGTTTTTCTCAGGGCCGATCCTACGCAGGCCCTTCCAGTCCGGGAGATTGTGGCCCGCTCGGTACCCATGCATGTTTCTAGTGCCTTCTGGACTCAGCCGCCCATCATCGGTTGGGCATGGCACAATCAGGGTATCTGGGGTCAGGCGAATGAAACCGGACGACCACGCTTATGCCGTCAGGTACATTTCATGGAAGTCGAAGTCGACCCCGACACAGGCCAGGTGGAGGTGACCCGCGTGGTCAACGTTAATGATGTGGGCAAAGCAGTCTCGCCTGAAGGAGTAGAGGGGCAGATGTATGGTGGCACGGTCATGGGTGTGAGCCGTGGGACAACCGAAGAGATGATTTGGGACCCCAATACGGGTGTGCTGCTCAATGGCAACCTGCTGGATTATAAATATGCCACGATCCTCGACTGCGGGCCAATCGACACACCGTTTATTGAGACCGGATTAGGGCACGGCCCATATGGAGCATCAGGTATTGGTGAAGCCACGGCTACGATCATCCCGGCATTGGTTGGCCCGGCTGTATATAACGCGATCGGCTGCTGGGTGGACGATTTTCCTATCACTCCAGACAAAGTACTAAAAGCTCTGGGGAAGATCTAAGGGTACCGCGATGAATAAATTCACCCACATAAATGCCACCAGCATCGAAGAAGCCGTCTTGCTCTTGCAGCGCTATAGAGGCAGGGCAAATCTCATCGCGGGAGGGACTGATCTCCTTGGAAAATTGAAGGATGAGGTCATGCCAGCCTATCCCGAGGCGATCATTAATCTCAAGTCGATCCCAGGTCTGGATTTTATCCACTACGAAAATGAAATGCTCAAGATAGGTGCATTGACCCGGTTAGCAGATATTGCCGCTGAGCCGATCATTCAAAGCCAGTACTCTGCATTAGCCCAAGCAGCCAGTCGAACCGCATCGCCTCACCTGCGTGAGATGGGCACGCTGGGCGGTAATCTTTGCCAGGATATCCGCTGCTGGTATTATCGCAGCCCCAATAACCGCTTCCCCTGCTTGCGGAAAAGCGCCGGTCGCTGCTACGCACTTACTGGCGACGATCGCTATCACTCCATCTTTGGCGGAAGTGTGGAAGAAGGCTGTATCGCGGTACACCCGAGCGATACCGCACCAGCACTCATTGCGTTGAATGCTCAGATAAAGACCTCCAGGCGTATCATCCGCGCTCAGAATTTTTTCCAAGTCGATGAGTGCCGGACTACCATACTGGAGGACGATGAAATTGTGACTGAGATCCATGTGCCAAAGCCGCACGGCAAGAGCGCCTTTGAAAAATTCGCCCTCCGCAAAGCGATTGATTTTCCGATCGTAAATGGAGCAGCTGCGATTGAAGTACAAGATGGTTTAGTGAAGACTGCCAGAATTTGCCTTAATGCGGTTTATGTCATTCCTTACAAAGCAACCTTGGCTGAGCAAGCCCTTGTTGGCCAACCGCTCAATATTTCCAGCGCCCAGGCGGCTGCAGATGCGACCGTTTCAAATGCTCTACCCCGCCATCGCAACCAATTTATGGTCGAGTTCACCCGGGCGTTGGTGAAGAGATTGGTTCTGGCCTGCCAATAATGATCTGTTTTTATAACCTTTATTTTATTTAGAGATGGGAGAAAAATCTTGAAAGAAATACGGCTTCATGGAAGAGGTGGCCAGGGTGCAGTCCTGGCGGCTGAATTAATGGTTGTGGCAGCCTTCGAGGATGGTAAGTATGGTCAGGCGTTCCCTGCCTTCGGAGGCGAGCGTAGAGGTGCTCCGGTACAGGCGTTCGTCCGCCTGGACGAGCATCCGGTGCGAGTGCGCTACCGCGTCAATCAGCC
The genomic region above belongs to Anaerolineales bacterium and contains:
- a CDS encoding xanthine dehydrogenase yields the protein MTMADEPGSYQKLRTEGQYNVGPEPLDIAFREIGKRGQRRLDGYEKATGKALYTRDMELPGTLYARVLRSPYPHARIISMDTQQAETFPGVRAVLRYDDPEISGRILNGSYFAQGWSRPKLAGWALKPIHLVLADEAWYEGQPMGAAVAAESEDIAQQALSLIRIEWEELPFVLDQEEALKPDAPILRLGASSNEVHDPRKFFEVGDVAQGFKEADQVIEFKARRRPHLWAGAEMPSALVRWLDGRLELWVHQQQPYIAKQLIAEWHNLPMDKVTVNTLYQGCSFGGRGNPANHSENGINILASLLSKATGRPVKMLYDRRDTFFGESGDMAVSDFKVGFKNDGTITAVQMKNIFAVYLAATGIDHFVDNTRIKNLACEATPVDVSIGPAWWARCEHLTSCLALTLIFDHVAATLKMDPIEVALLNDGSHGHDTSYLDEYKREYGFPARDSLKECVETGKRVIGWNEKWHLPGTRRLENGKLHGIAFTWSHNWDDTRGAGSAAVMIENDGSVTIIGQHVDIGPNPWTPLCQIVADEIGVPFESVHIKPWTGDTGFVLMSPDGSCNLVTNGNIVRKAAHKARQMLLELAAEKFKVENPEELEIQDGLVFLRADPTQALPVREIVARSVPMHVSSAFWTQPPIIGWAWHNQGIWGQANETGRPRLCRQVHFMEVEVDPDTGQVEVTRVVNVNDVGKAVSPEGVEGQMYGGTVMGVSRGTTEEMIWDPNTGVLLNGNLLDYKYATILDCGPIDTPFIETGLGHGPYGASGIGEATATIIPALVGPAVYNAIGCWVDDFPITPDKVLKALGKI
- a CDS encoding molybdopterin dehydrogenase, whose translation is MNKFTHINATSIEEAVLLLQRYRGRANLIAGGTDLLGKLKDEVMPAYPEAIINLKSIPGLDFIHYENEMLKIGALTRLADIAAEPIIQSQYSALAQAASRTASPHLREMGTLGGNLCQDIRCWYYRSPNNRFPCLRKSAGRCYALTGDDRYHSIFGGSVEEGCIAVHPSDTAPALIALNAQIKTSRRIIRAQNFFQVDECRTTILEDDEIVTEIHVPKPHGKSAFEKFALRKAIDFPIVNGAAAIEVQDGLVKTARICLNAVYVIPYKATLAEQALVGQPLNISSAQAAADATVSNALPRHRNQFMVEFTRALVKRLVLACQ